One region of Collinsella aerofaciens ATCC 25986 genomic DNA includes:
- a CDS encoding response regulator, with protein sequence MPNSAVKPLILVVEDDPAVRNLIVAALEAHGLRHMAVETAHAAIAAASSQAPSIVLLDLGLPDMDGVKVVESVRAWSGMPIIVVSARSEDADKIRALDAGADDYLTKPFSVEELLARIRTTLRRLSYAQTGGVVSEGSFDTGELHIDFDAGIATMDGEELHLTPIEYKLLCLLAHNADKVLTHQFILHEIWGTATKSDLASLRVFMGTLRKKIESDPAHPRYIQTHVGIGYRLVTQG encoded by the coding sequence GTGCCGAACTCTGCCGTAAAACCGCTCATCTTGGTCGTTGAGGACGACCCCGCCGTTCGCAATCTTATTGTTGCCGCGCTCGAGGCGCACGGCTTGCGTCATATGGCCGTGGAGACCGCCCATGCCGCCATTGCCGCTGCCTCATCGCAGGCACCGAGCATTGTGCTGCTCGATCTTGGTCTGCCCGATATGGACGGCGTCAAGGTGGTGGAGTCGGTGCGCGCATGGTCGGGCATGCCGATCATCGTGGTCTCGGCGCGCAGTGAGGATGCGGACAAGATTCGCGCGCTCGATGCCGGCGCCGACGACTACCTGACCAAGCCGTTTTCGGTCGAGGAGTTGCTCGCGCGCATTCGCACGACGCTCAGGCGCCTTTCGTATGCACAAACGGGCGGCGTTGTCTCCGAGGGCTCGTTCGATACCGGCGAGTTGCATATCGATTTTGATGCCGGCATCGCCACGATGGATGGCGAGGAACTGCATCTGACGCCGATCGAGTACAAGCTCCTGTGCCTGCTGGCGCACAACGCCGACAAGGTGCTGACGCACCAGTTTATCCTGCACGAGATTTGGGGCACGGCAACTAAGAGCGATCTGGCGAGCCTGCGCGTCTTTATGGGCACGTTGCGCAAGAAGATCGAGTCCGACCCCGCGCACCCGCGCTATATCCAGACGCATGTGGGTATCGGTTACCGATTGGTCACCCAAGGCTAG
- a CDS encoding sensor histidine kinase, whose product MDVRTDGDIADSFWWRRTTLTRRTPLYDACVSVGLLVAATIMGALLDHPGLAPSIMIVYVFAVQLCAFFTWSRLYCLLSSAAAVALYNFLFVDPRYSLSLIDRGYPGMFFIMFVVSLVSSSIALALRRALAQAAASDRRTHMVLETNRMLQRCADQHQIVHAMATQLARLSGCPVVWYSADAEGDDLLPRATYTAVGDAAPVHELAPQMPPRLSASAYVGTPLDATFGGSAFYGIYLTVRTGDGFVRSSDPASVVGVLAIVAEPDVLTHEERTLADAIVSEGELALDRARAMEAREEAAVLAKNEQLRANLLRSISHDLRTPLTSISGNADVLLDQGSTGTAVLDAQTRRGLLLSIRSDALWLNATVENLLAITKLEGGGMRLSTTLELMDDIVEEALRHVNPAVREHDLKVVPCDEPALVNVDARLMVQLVVNLVNNAVTYTPAGSHIVISIGVDGGHVTCSVADDGPGIAPEDRERIFESFYTANHGLADSHRSVGLGLSLCRSIALAHGGSIEVAAADPHGSVFTIELPVADVSFDKE is encoded by the coding sequence ATGGACGTCCGTACGGACGGCGATATTGCCGATAGCTTTTGGTGGCGGCGCACAACGCTGACGCGCCGCACTCCTCTGTATGACGCCTGCGTATCGGTGGGGCTGCTGGTCGCGGCGACGATTATGGGCGCGCTGCTCGACCATCCGGGTCTCGCGCCGAGCATCATGATCGTCTATGTGTTCGCCGTTCAGCTGTGCGCATTCTTTACCTGGAGTCGCCTGTATTGCTTGCTGAGCTCGGCTGCCGCCGTGGCGCTCTACAACTTTTTGTTTGTCGACCCGCGCTACTCGCTGTCGCTTATCGACCGCGGCTATCCCGGCATGTTCTTCATCATGTTCGTGGTTTCGCTTGTGTCGAGCTCGATTGCGTTGGCCCTGCGCCGCGCCTTGGCACAGGCTGCCGCCAGCGACCGCCGCACGCATATGGTGCTCGAGACCAACCGCATGCTGCAGCGGTGCGCCGATCAGCATCAGATCGTTCACGCCATGGCCACGCAGCTGGCGCGTCTTTCGGGCTGTCCGGTTGTGTGGTACAGCGCCGACGCCGAGGGCGATGACCTGCTGCCGCGTGCGACGTACACGGCCGTGGGCGATGCCGCCCCGGTGCACGAGCTGGCGCCGCAGATGCCGCCGAGGCTCTCGGCGTCCGCCTACGTGGGAACGCCGCTCGACGCCACGTTTGGCGGTTCGGCGTTTTATGGCATCTACCTGACGGTTCGCACGGGCGACGGCTTCGTGCGCTCGAGCGACCCCGCCTCGGTGGTGGGCGTGCTGGCTATCGTTGCCGAACCCGACGTGCTGACGCACGAGGAACGGACACTTGCCGATGCCATCGTGAGCGAAGGCGAGCTGGCGCTCGATCGCGCCCGCGCCATGGAGGCCCGCGAGGAGGCGGCGGTGCTTGCCAAAAATGAGCAGCTGCGCGCCAACCTGCTGCGCTCCATCTCGCACGACCTGCGCACACCGCTTACCAGTATTTCGGGTAATGCCGACGTGCTGCTCGACCAGGGCTCGACCGGCACCGCCGTGCTCGATGCCCAGACGCGCCGCGGCCTGCTTCTATCCATTCGCTCGGATGCGCTGTGGCTCAACGCCACCGTCGAGAATCTGCTCGCCATCACCAAGCTCGAGGGTGGCGGCATGCGCCTGTCGACCACGCTCGAGCTCATGGACGATATCGTCGAGGAGGCACTGCGCCACGTGAACCCTGCCGTGCGCGAGCACGACCTTAAGGTGGTGCCGTGCGATGAGCCGGCGCTCGTCAATGTCGATGCGCGCCTGATGGTGCAGCTGGTGGTCAATCTGGTGAACAACGCCGTCACCTATACGCCCGCAGGCTCGCATATCGTGATTTCGATTGGCGTCGACGGTGGGCACGTGACGTGCTCAGTGGCCGATGATGGCCCGGGCATTGCGCCCGAGGACCGCGAGCGGATCTTTGAGTCGTTCTACACCGCCAACCACGGTCTTGCCGACAGCCACCGTAGCGTGGGCCTGGGACTTTCGCTCTGCCGCTCCATTGCATTGGCGCATGGCGGTAGCATAGAGGTTGCCGCGGCGGACCCGCACGGCTCGGTCTTTACGATTGAGCTTCCCGTCGCCGACGTTTCGTTTGATAAGGAGTAG
- a CDS encoding KUP/HAK/KT family potassium transporter, producing the protein MEQKAKEAASHAAIPVSISAMLVTLGVVYGDIGTSPMYVTKALVAGNGGIGSVTEEFVLGALSLVVWTVTLLTTIKYVLISLRADNHGEGGIFALYSLVKRCGKWLIIPAMLGGAALLADGILTPAVTVTTAIEGLRTIPAVHAVLGDDQGRVVAITLAIIIALFLVQRIGTAKIGHAFGPIMTLWFLFLGGTGLFFVLQHPAVLLCLNPLRGIAFLLSPNNHAGIMILGSCFLATTGAEALYSDMGHVGRGNIYATWPFVKCCLLLSYMGQGAWLMNNAANPELMGIADLNPFYQMLAPGLRPFAVGLSTVAAIIASQALITGAFSLVSEASRLDLMPHMQVFYPAETKGQLYIPMVNNVMLVGCVIVVLLFQNSAHMEAAYGLAITLTMMCTTLLLFFYLHEERKLKVAPWIFAAFFLLLEGFFFVSSLTKFFHGGYFTILMAALIMGIMVCWYNGTAVEQRQFTLLPLRSYLPQLKRLRDDDRYERMSDNVVYLTKDTHTDYIDRDIVYSILDKHPKRARAWWFVNVETMDEPHTFAYSVETFGTDYVFRVHLYLGYKINQRVNAYLRQVVQDLAATGELPAQMHDYSVYKDPGNIGTFKFVLIRKLLAPESDVEPSERTAITLKYIIRRAAGTPARWYGLENSNVSFEYVPLFTKFKAVNKMQRLAPNERP; encoded by the coding sequence ATGGAACAGAAGGCCAAGGAGGCAGCCTCGCACGCTGCGATTCCCGTGAGCATCTCGGCGATGCTCGTCACGCTGGGCGTGGTGTACGGCGATATCGGCACCAGCCCTATGTATGTAACCAAGGCGCTCGTTGCCGGCAACGGCGGCATCGGAAGCGTGACGGAGGAGTTCGTGCTTGGCGCGCTCTCCCTTGTCGTGTGGACGGTCACGCTGCTGACCACCATCAAGTATGTGCTCATCTCGCTGCGCGCCGATAACCATGGTGAGGGCGGCATCTTTGCCCTGTACAGCCTGGTCAAGCGCTGTGGCAAGTGGCTTATCATCCCCGCCATGCTGGGTGGCGCCGCGCTGCTCGCCGACGGCATCCTGACGCCGGCCGTTACCGTTACCACGGCCATCGAGGGCCTGCGCACCATCCCGGCGGTCCATGCCGTGCTGGGCGATGACCAGGGCCGCGTCGTCGCCATTACGCTCGCCATCATCATCGCGCTCTTTTTGGTGCAACGCATCGGTACGGCCAAGATCGGTCACGCCTTTGGCCCCATCATGACGCTGTGGTTCCTATTCCTGGGCGGCACGGGTCTGTTCTTTGTCTTACAGCACCCCGCCGTGCTGCTGTGCCTCAACCCGCTCCGCGGCATCGCCTTTTTGTTGAGCCCCAACAACCACGCGGGCATCATGATTCTGGGCAGCTGCTTCCTTGCCACCACCGGTGCCGAGGCGCTCTACTCCGACATGGGCCACGTCGGCCGCGGCAATATCTACGCTACCTGGCCGTTCGTTAAGTGCTGCCTGCTGCTGTCCTATATGGGCCAGGGCGCTTGGCTTATGAACAACGCTGCCAACCCCGAGCTCATGGGCATTGCCGATCTCAACCCGTTCTACCAGATGCTCGCCCCGGGCCTGCGCCCGTTTGCCGTCGGCCTTTCCACCGTCGCGGCCATCATTGCCTCGCAGGCGCTCATCACCGGTGCATTCTCGCTGGTGTCCGAGGCCAGCCGTCTGGACCTCATGCCGCACATGCAGGTCTTCTACCCTGCCGAGACCAAGGGCCAGCTCTACATCCCCATGGTCAACAACGTCATGCTTGTCGGCTGCGTCATTGTGGTGCTGCTGTTCCAGAACTCGGCGCATATGGAAGCCGCGTACGGCCTTGCCATCACGCTGACTATGATGTGCACCACGCTGCTGCTCTTCTTCTACCTGCACGAGGAGCGCAAGCTCAAGGTTGCTCCGTGGATCTTCGCGGCCTTCTTCCTTTTGCTCGAGGGCTTTTTCTTCGTGAGCTCGCTCACCAAGTTCTTCCACGGCGGCTACTTCACCATCCTCATGGCCGCACTCATCATGGGCATTATGGTGTGCTGGTACAACGGCACGGCGGTCGAGCAGCGCCAGTTTACGCTGCTGCCGCTGCGCAGCTACCTGCCGCAGCTCAAGCGCCTGCGCGACGACGACCGTTACGAGCGCATGAGCGACAACGTCGTGTACCTGACCAAGGACACCCATACCGACTACATCGACCGCGATATCGTCTATTCGATCTTGGACAAGCATCCCAAGCGCGCCCGCGCCTGGTGGTTTGTGAATGTCGAGACCATGGACGAGCCGCACACCTTTGCCTATTCGGTCGAGACGTTCGGCACCGACTACGTGTTCCGCGTGCATCTGTACCTGGGCTACAAGATCAACCAGCGCGTCAATGCCTACCTGCGTCAGGTCGTTCAGGACCTGGCTGCCACCGGCGAGCTACCGGCGCAGATGCATGACTACTCGGTCTACAAGGATCCGGGCAACATCGGTACGTTCAAGTTCGTCCTGATTCGTAAGCTTCTGGCGCCTGAAAGCGATGTGGAGCCGAGCGAGCGTACGGCCATCACGCTCAAGTACATCATCCGCCGCGCCGCCGGCACGCCTGCGCGTTGGTATGGCCTGGAGAACTCCAACGTGAGCTTTGAGTACGTGCCGCTGTTCACCAAGTTCAAGGCCGTGAACAAGATGCAGCGCCTGGCCCCCAACGAGCGGCCGTAG
- a CDS encoding nitroreductase family protein yields the protein MGEQVCMTGAEYCGGAKGVDTNGYPVETTGNAVLDTLEHRSSTRAFARDDNDRPVAVTDEQRAAILHAASRAPSAGAMMMYSIVSIREHATLDRLADLCDHQPMIAKAPWALIFVVDYAKWIDLFEHVGCFEPEFVERTGKAPRRAPGLGDFAIAAQDAVIAAQNAVVAAEALGLGSCYIGDIVENAEEVAELLDLPPYTMPLSMLIVGTPRKERPAIAHPVVNLVHEERYCRADAATMDAQVAEMDAMFRPHAREVGERVMDIYTRKHTSPFMAEMSRSMEWWFKNWLGK from the coding sequence ATGGGCGAGCAGGTTTGTATGACGGGTGCCGAGTACTGCGGCGGAGCTAAGGGCGTGGATACGAACGGCTATCCGGTCGAGACTACGGGCAATGCGGTGCTGGACACGTTGGAGCACCGTTCCTCCACGCGTGCCTTCGCGCGTGACGACAACGACCGTCCCGTGGCGGTGACCGACGAGCAGCGGGCGGCGATTTTGCATGCGGCGAGCCGTGCGCCGTCGGCAGGCGCCATGATGATGTATTCCATCGTGAGCATCCGCGAGCATGCCACGCTCGACCGCCTGGCCGACCTGTGCGACCACCAGCCCATGATCGCCAAGGCGCCCTGGGCACTTATATTTGTGGTCGATTATGCCAAGTGGATCGATCTGTTTGAGCACGTGGGCTGCTTTGAACCCGAGTTTGTCGAGCGTACGGGCAAGGCGCCCCGCCGCGCGCCGGGTTTGGGCGACTTTGCCATCGCGGCCCAGGACGCCGTGATCGCCGCGCAAAACGCCGTGGTTGCCGCCGAGGCCCTGGGGCTGGGAAGCTGCTACATTGGCGACATCGTGGAGAACGCCGAGGAAGTTGCCGAGCTGCTCGACCTGCCACCCTATACCATGCCGCTGTCGATGCTCATCGTCGGCACGCCTCGCAAGGAGCGTCCGGCCATTGCGCATCCCGTGGTGAACCTGGTGCACGAGGAGCGCTACTGCCGCGCGGATGCCGCGACCATGGACGCGCAGGTGGCCGAGATGGACGCGATGTTCCGTCCGCATGCCCGCGAGGTGGGGGAGCGCGTCATGGATATCTACACCCGCAAGCACACGAGCCCCTTTATGGCCGAGATGAGCCGCTCCATGGAGTGGTGGTTCAAAAATTGGCTCGGAAAATGA
- a CDS encoding LTA synthase family protein, translating into MFAAAISLVGLAATVYLVLREAKAIRAQSGTVTKGAFAWSVAFGLFQLFLTVWGAIGLVAQNEPLAFVMLILTNAILTSCAWASIARDRIAPRVFAFASADAPAPTGKLARLRGAFVGKPLVAAVLCLLLAGVFALLGMEVSSNHDFTWVYPLCILLELAIITTLMAGLFFLFQRHGAAPAVLAFALFVLGIAEFFVITFKSMPIQPGDLSAISTAAAVAGNGYTFSISLFCVLSMGFTAISMLLCEYAGIVAPHRQKGAANAKRMLLINLLVAVLCLGGVTAHVTLIDYYNTLGITVYTWRPLESYWREGYLPAFISAAQSIKPPKPADYSVDDAKATLKKYAKAYDKSDAAKSDERAAAKEQFDSEKPTVIAIMNETFSDLSIYQNMRAGYEGPQYFKNLSNCLSRGKLYVSAYGGGTANTEFEFMTGNSMANLGSGVYPYTIYNMETTGNLAEQFKSLGYSTTAMHPNHATNWNRENVYKDFGFDQFLSINDFQGADTLRGMVTDQATYDKILELLDQNADPQFIFDVTMQNHSGYDTGLLPVDKQMHLNIDTTDLDAKTVEDGTLSDVDEYVSCIEQSDQALRYFLNALSKLDRKVVVVFWGDHQPFFPSKFNDKWFTGEDDATHQERLWQTDYIIWANYDVAGCDQTSETDDLSTNYLSTQLMQLIGAPLSDYQKAHMTLRESLPAINSVGYEDASLRWALSSNVTGDDDAAAAATKAREDYAKMQYYEMFRDGKNVYTEHFQTEANETDPNLAPGTTKIK; encoded by the coding sequence ATGTTCGCTGCCGCCATCTCGCTCGTCGGTCTTGCGGCGACCGTCTACCTTGTTTTGCGCGAGGCCAAGGCCATTCGCGCTCAGTCGGGCACCGTCACCAAGGGCGCCTTCGCCTGGAGCGTCGCCTTTGGCCTGTTCCAGCTCTTTTTGACAGTCTGGGGCGCTATTGGCCTCGTGGCACAGAACGAGCCGCTCGCCTTTGTGATGCTCATCCTGACCAACGCCATTCTCACCAGCTGCGCCTGGGCAAGCATCGCCCGCGATCGCATCGCACCGCGCGTCTTTGCATTCGCCTCGGCCGACGCCCCCGCCCCCACGGGCAAGCTCGCCCGCCTGCGCGGCGCCTTTGTGGGCAAGCCGCTTGTCGCCGCCGTGCTGTGCCTGCTGCTTGCCGGCGTCTTTGCGCTGCTGGGCATGGAGGTCTCGTCCAACCACGACTTTACCTGGGTCTACCCCCTGTGCATCCTGCTCGAGTTGGCCATCATCACCACGCTCATGGCCGGCCTATTCTTCCTGTTCCAGCGCCACGGCGCAGCTCCGGCCGTCCTGGCCTTCGCCCTCTTTGTCCTGGGCATTGCCGAGTTCTTCGTCATCACGTTTAAATCCATGCCCATCCAGCCGGGCGACCTCTCGGCCATCTCCACCGCCGCCGCGGTCGCCGGCAACGGCTACACCTTCTCGATCTCGCTGTTCTGCGTGCTATCCATGGGCTTTACCGCCATCTCGATGCTGCTGTGCGAGTACGCCGGCATCGTGGCGCCGCACCGCCAGAAGGGTGCCGCCAACGCCAAGCGCATGCTGCTCATCAACCTGCTCGTTGCCGTGCTGTGCCTGGGCGGCGTGACCGCACACGTCACACTCATCGACTACTACAACACCCTCGGCATCACCGTCTACACCTGGCGCCCGCTCGAGAGCTACTGGCGCGAGGGCTACCTGCCCGCTTTCATTAGCGCAGCGCAGTCCATCAAGCCGCCCAAACCCGCCGACTACTCCGTCGACGATGCCAAGGCCACGCTCAAAAAGTACGCCAAGGCCTACGACAAGTCCGACGCGGCCAAGAGCGACGAGCGCGCCGCCGCAAAGGAGCAGTTCGACAGCGAGAAGCCCACGGTCATCGCCATCATGAACGAGACCTTCTCGGATCTGTCGATCTACCAGAACATGCGCGCCGGCTACGAAGGCCCGCAGTACTTTAAGAACCTGTCCAACTGCCTCAGCCGCGGCAAGCTCTACGTGAGCGCCTACGGCGGCGGCACCGCCAATACCGAGTTTGAGTTTATGACCGGCAACTCCATGGCCAACCTGGGCTCGGGCGTGTATCCGTACACCATCTACAACATGGAGACGACCGGGAACCTGGCAGAGCAGTTCAAGTCGCTCGGATATTCCACCACGGCCATGCACCCCAACCACGCCACCAACTGGAACCGCGAAAACGTCTATAAGGACTTTGGCTTTGACCAGTTCCTGTCCATCAACGATTTCCAGGGCGCCGATACCCTGCGCGGGATGGTGACCGACCAGGCTACCTACGACAAGATTCTTGAGCTGCTCGACCAGAACGCCGATCCTCAGTTTATCTTCGACGTGACCATGCAGAACCACTCGGGCTACGACACGGGCCTGCTGCCGGTCGATAAGCAGATGCATCTGAATATCGACACGACCGACCTGGACGCCAAGACCGTCGAGGACGGCACGCTGTCCGATGTCGACGAGTATGTCTCGTGCATCGAGCAGTCCGATCAGGCGCTGCGCTACTTCCTCAACGCCTTGAGCAAGCTCGACCGCAAGGTAGTCGTGGTGTTCTGGGGCGATCACCAGCCGTTCTTCCCGTCCAAGTTCAATGACAAGTGGTTTACCGGCGAGGACGACGCCACCCACCAGGAGCGCTTGTGGCAGACCGACTACATCATCTGGGCCAACTACGACGTTGCCGGCTGCGACCAGACGAGCGAGACCGACGACCTGTCCACCAACTACCTGTCCACCCAACTTATGCAGCTGATCGGCGCACCCCTCTCCGACTACCAGAAGGCGCACATGACGCTGCGCGAGTCGCTGCCCGCCATCAACTCGGTGGGCTACGAGGACGCCAGCCTGCGCTGGGCGCTCTCCTCCAACGTCACCGGTGACGACGACGCCGCAGCAGCCGCCACCAAGGCGCGCGAGGATTACGCCAAAATGCAGTATTACGAGATGTTCCGCGACGGCAAGAACGTGTACACCGAGCACTTCCAGACCGAGGCCAACGAGACCGACCCCAACTTGGCACCGGGTACGACCAAGATCAAGTAG